The following DNA comes from Micromonospora chokoriensis.
CCGGGGGAAACGGGCCGGTGCTGTTCCGCTGAGCGGAGATCTTGGCGCGGGGTGGACGGGCGGGGCGTGGCCGGACCCGGCGGTCAGACCACGCCCCGTCGTCCGAGGTCAGCCGGTTACCCCGCTACCGACCACCCACTTCTGGTGGGCGCTGCCCGCGTACGTGCCGAGCTGGATCTGGGTGCCGTCGCCGGTGTTACCGCCGGCGGCCTCCATGATCTTGCCGGACTGCGGATTGCGGATCGACCCGTCGCTCTGCGGCTCCCAGACCTGCGCGCCGGTGCCGTTGCAGGTCCAGAGCTGGATCTTCGTGCCGTTCGCGGTACCGGCGTTGTCCACGTCCAGGCACTTGCCCAGCACCCGGTACGTGTTGCCGACCCGCGTCCAGGACTGGGCGGCGGTGCCGTTGCAGGTCCAGAGCTGGATCTTCGTGCCGTCGGCGAAACCGGAGTTGTCGACGTCCAGACACTTGCCGCCGACGCCGGTGATGGTGCCGCCGGTGGGTGGTGGCGGACTGCCCGGGATGGAGTTGAGCGTGTACCACGCCTCCGTGCTCCACAGTGACTGGCCGCTGGTGGAGGTGAACGGGCGCGGCGAGCGCAGGTGCACCACCCGACCGGCCTTACGACCCGCCACCACGAGGCTGACCTTCTTCCCGTCCGCCGACAGGGTGGCCGAGGTGACGGTCAACGTCTCCTCGTCGACCTTCGGCCCGCCGTAGGCCGCCGTCGCCACGTACCGCCATTGCTTGATCTTGTAGTGCGACGCCAGTTCGGCGGCGGTTGCCGCCGAGACGGGCTGGGTGTACTCCACCTCGAAGCCGGTGGTGGTGGCGCGCATGGCGAGCATCTCGAACGTCGTGGTGCTGTTCGGGGTGAGTTTCTGCAGGCCGTACGCCAGCTTGCCGGTCTGACCCCAGTTGCCGCCGGCGCCGAGCCCGCCGACGTAGATCGCGCCGTCCGGGCCGATGTTGACCTCGGAGACGCCCGCCTCCAGGCCCTGGGTGAGTCGGAACAGGGCGCCCTGGTACTCGCCGTTGACCTTCTCCACGGTGGCACGCTGCAGGCCGCCGTACGTCACGTCGCCGATGACGAACTGCCCGGCGTAGCGGCCGCTGGTCAGGTACAGCGGGGTGCTGGGGGAGTTCGCGATCTCGTTCTGCGGCATCCACAGCACCGGCGGGGTGACCAGGGCCCTGTCGAACGGGCCGGCCGGGTTCGTGTAGTGGTTGAAGAACCGGCCCTGCTTGATGTGCACGAGCTTTGACGAGGGCAGCCAACCGCCCTGGTTGTCGGTGACGAAGATGCCGCCCTCCGGGCCCCAGCCGATGCCGTGCGGGGTACGCAGACCGCCGGCGACGTAGCTGATCGCGCCGGTGTCCTTGTTGACCTTGAGGGTGGTGCCCCGGTTGCCGGCGGGCTGCGGGTTGGTGGTGGCGCCGCCGGAGTTGATCGACACTGACAGGTTCAGGTAGAAGAACCCGTCGGCGTAGAGCAGGCCGAAGGCGAACTCGTGGAAGTTGCCCCCGTACGGCCAGGTGGCGACTGTCTCCAGGCGTTCGACCACCTCGTCGCCGCCGGTGTTCACCAGTCGGGTGAGCCGCTGCTTCTCGGTCACGTAGACCACCCCGTCGACGACCTTCAGCCCCATCGGCTCCTTCAGGCCGCCGGCGATCTTCTTGGTGGTCACCGCGCCCGCGGTGGTCGCGCCGCCGGTGTTGCCGAGGATCCAGACCTCACCGTCCTGGGAGGTGCCGGACTGGTCGCTGCCACCCCAGGTGGAGACGACAAGTCGGCCGTCGGCCAGCCAGTCCATCCCGGTGACCTTCGGCTGGAACCCGCTGGGCCGCAGGTTGGTCAGCGTGTACCCGGGGTGCACCCCGGTTAGCGGCAGGCCGTCGCCGGGAGTGTCGGCGACGCCCTCGCACTCCTTGCGGCCCGGCGCGGTCACCCGCACCACGCCGGCGTCGGTGCTCAGCGCCGAGTTCGGTACGACCACGAAGGACGACGAGCCGGGCGTCTTCCACTCCAGGGTGATCTGCTGCCCGCCTCCTCGTTCGAAGTGGTCGATGCGCAGCGGGTGCAGCCCGGCGGTGAGGGTGACGGTGCCCTCCTTGGGCGGGGTCGCGCCGTGCAACCCGTCGTGGTTGATCACCACCGTGTTGTCGATGGCCAGCTTGGACCCGTCGTCGCTGCTGAGCCGGAACGTGTAGCTGCCGGCCTGGGTGGTGGTGATGGTGCCGAGCACCTGCGAGACGAAGTTGTCCTCGAAGCCGAAGTCGGCGGCCGAAGTCCAGTTGATCGTGGACATCAGCTTGTCCACGTTGGGGGTCTGCGCCGGCTTGAGGGTGCAGATCTCGGAGAGTGGCACCTGCACGTCGAAGACGCGCAGTGTGACGCCCGGTTCCTGGGCGGGTGCGGCGGCGGCCGGAGCGGCCCAGGAACCGGCGGTGAGGACGAGCGCGAGCGTACCGAGGGCGGGGGTGCGGAGTCGGCGTAGCAGGGGTGTGCCCATCGTTCCTCCAGGAGGCGGTGGAGTGTCCGGCGGCCGGGCGAGGATCAGCGGTGAGGGGAGGCCGTCGGGCCCGGCGCCGTAACGTCCTCGACGCCGACGAGTGACGTTGCGGAAACACCGGGTGGTGGATCGAGACATTAAGGTGCTTCGATCAAAGTGTCCATGTCTTCGCCTCGATTCATCAAAAGTTGCCGATGTGCGTGCGAAAGTTCGTGGTGGTTGACACGGGATGTCCGCATCCGGTGCCTCCGTCGCGGGCTGGACCCGGCGTCGGGCCGCTGCCGTCCGCGCGCCAGGATGGGCGCGTGGACTCCGACCTCCAGCGCTACCTTGACGACCTGGTCGCCGCCGCCCGGGAGGTGCTCGGGGCCGACCTCATCGGCGCGTACGCCGCCGGCTCGGTCGGGCTCGGCGCCTACCAACCCGGCCGCAGCGACGTGGACGTGGCGCTGGTCAGCGCCGGGCCGCTCGCCCGGGCGACCGGACGGGAGCTGGTGGCGCGGCTGCGACACGAGGCGCTGCCCTGCCCGGCACGGGGACTGGAGCTGGTGGTCTACGACCGGGCGGTGGCCGCGTCCGGAACACCGGAGCCCGGGTTCGAGGTCGAACTGAACACCGGCGCCGCCATGCCGTTCCGGTGCACCCTCGACCCGGCCGACCGACCGGCCGCCGACGGACGCTTCTGGTACGGGTTGGACCGCAGCATCCTGCACCAGAGCGGTCTGCCGCTGCTCGGCCCGCCGGCCGGGGAGGTCTTCGCCGACCTCACGGCGGCCGACCTGCGTCGGCTGCTCGTCGAGGCGCTGTCCTGGTGGCTCGCCCTGCCGACCCCACCGGACGACCGGCCCGCGCCCGGCACCGAGGACGCGGTGCTCGGCGCCTGCCGATCGCTGGTGCGGCACCGCGACGGCGTATGGCTCGCCAAGGTCGCGGCCGGTCGACGGCTGGTCGACGCCGGTGACCGGGCCGAGGTGATCCACCGCGCGATCGCCGCACGCCACGGCGGGCCGCCACCGACCGGCGCGCAGGCCCGCGCCTTCCAGCAACGGGTACGCGACGAGATCGCCGGACAGCCGGTGGTCAGCGGACCGGGCGGGACTGCAACGAGGCGAAGAGCAGGTTGAGACCCTCGGTCATCGTCGGATGGGTGATGACCGCGTCGCGCAGAGCGGTCCACGGCATCCCGGCGAGCATGGCCAGCTGCACCGACGTGATCACCTCGCCGGACTCGGGGCCGAGCAGCGCCGCACCGAGAATCCGGTCGGTGCCGGTGTCGACGACCGCCTTCCACATGCCCTGGGTCTGCCGCAGGGTGCGTGCCCGGGGGATCGCGGCGACCGGTAGGCGGGCGACCTCGACGTCGTACCCGGCGCGACGCGCCTCGGTCTCGGTGAGCCCAACCCGGGCCAGCTCCGGGGTGGTGAAGACGGTGTACGGGACGAGCCGGTCGGCGGTGCTGCGCTGTCCACCCGCGAGGTTCGCCCGGATGATCCGGTAGTCGTCCAACGAGACGTGGGTGAACTGCGGGCTGCCGGCGACGTCTCCGGCCGCCCAGGTGCGCTCGGCGGTGGTGCGCAGGTGTTCGTCGACCTCCACGAAGCCCCGCTCGCTGAGGCGTACACTGGCCACGTCCAGGTCGAGGGAGTCGGTGACCGGTTCCCGGCCGGCGGCCACCAGCACGTCGTCCCCGGTCACCAGGCTGCCGTCGTCGAGCGTCACCCGGATCGTGCCGTCGACGTCCCGGTCGACCCGCGCCACCGCGACACCCACCCGGACGTCGATGCCGTCGTCGACGAAGACCCGCATCACCGCGTCACTGACGTCGGGATCCTCGCGGGTGAGCAGCCGCGGCCCGCCCTCGACCAGCGTCACCGCGCTGCCGAACGACGCGAACATCTGCGCGAACTCCACCCCGACGGTGCCGCCGCCGAGCACCACCAGCCGGGCCGGGAGCCGGGTCAGGCGCAGCAGGGTGTCGCTGGTCAGCACCCCCGCCTCGACCATCCCGGGGACCGAGGGCAGGTGCGGACGCGTACCCGTGTTGATCACCACGTCCGCGCCGCGCAGCAGCCGCTCGCCACCGTCGGCGAGCGACACCCGCACCGTCCGGGGGCCGACGAACCGGGCCTCGCCGATGACCAGGTGCAGGCCGGAGTCGAGGAACTGCTGCCGGTTGGCGGCCACCATCCCCTCGACCACGTCCTGCTTGTGGGCCCGCAGCAGATCGACGTCGACCTGGCCGCCCTGCACCACCAGGCCGAGCGCGCCCGCGTCGCGCAGGTGGCGGGCCGCCCGGGCGCTGGTCACCAGCGCCTTCGTCGGGATGCACGCGACGTTGATGCAGCTGCCGCCGATCATGCCGCGTTCGACCATCGCGACCCGCTGCCCGGAGCGGGCGACGTCCATGCTCAACGTCTTGCCGGCCTTACCGCCGCCCACGACGAGCAGGTCGAACTCCTCCGGTCGGTCGGTCACCGACTGCTCCTCTCGGCGGGCGGGCAGGCTGGCACACGCCGCTGGTACGCGACGGCTAGCCCAGCCTGCCAGCTCCGATGTGTGCGGCGACCCGGTTCTCCGCAGAATCCGCCCCGGCCACCACCCGTCCTTGATCAAGTGATGAAAAGAAGGTCTTCCGGCCCTTTCCGAGCTCCTTTTCATCACTTGATCACCGCTGGTCACCGGGGTGTCCGGGGCCCGGTCCCACCGCCGCGAAGGTCAGTGGCGGGCGGCGCCGTTCTCGCTGACCGGCTGTCCGAAGGCGAGGAACGGTACGGGCGTCGGCGCGTCCGTGCCGATGTGCCGGGGGAAGGTCGGCTCGGGGCGTACCTCCTGGGTCGCCGGGCGGTCCGCGGCCGGTTCGTCCGTCGGCTCCGACGCATCGACAGGTTCGCCGCTGGGCCGCTCGGTGGGCTCGGGTTCGGCCGCGACCTCATCGGAAGAGTGATCGGGGGAGTACGCCGATGCCTGGTCGTGGGACCGGTCGGCCGACGCCGGGTTGGCGCCCGCGTCCTGGTTGGTGGGCCGCTCCGCGACGACCGGCGGCACGCCGTTGCGCTCGACGGTGAGCCGCTCGACCTCCGCCCGCTCGACACCGGGTCGGTCGGTGCCGGACCGGGAGCCCACCATCGGGTACTCGGCGGTCTCCGTCCCGCCGGCAGCCGCGGCCATGACCGCGGCGGCGGCGAGGTCGGCCACCCGCTTCGCCTCCCGTTGCACCCGGGCGCGAACCTCCTTGGCGTGTCGCTCGGCGGAGTCACCGGCCCGTCGGGCCTCCTCCAACCGGGCGCTCTCGGCGGTGAGGTCCCGGCGGACCTCGCTGAGACGCTGCTGCATCCGCGACAGCTCGTCCTCCAGCGTCTCGCCCTCCTGGCGGATCTCGGCGAGCTGCTGACGGGCGGCGTCCAGCTCGGCGTTCAGCTCACTGGACTCCTGCTGGCGCTCCGCGATCTCCTGTTGGAGGGCGGTGAGCTGCTCCTGGTGGATGGCGGCCTGCTCGTCGGCGCGGTTACGCAGCTCGGTCACGTGCTGCTGCGCCTCGGCCAGCAGCGCGGCGATCTGCTGCTCGGTCGCGCTGCTCTGCTCGGCGAGTTCGCGTTCGGCGGCGGCCTGCTGCTCGGCGATGTCCCGTTCGGCGGCGGTCCGCCGTTCGTTGACCTCCCGCTCCACGCTGGCCTGCCACTGGGCCATCTCCTGCTGGTTCTTCGCCCGGGCCGACTGGAGTTCCTGCTGGATCTGGGTGCGGGCCGACTTCATCAGCGCGTCGGCGGCGACCCGGGTCTGGTTGAGCTGCTGAGCGCTCTGCTCGGTGATCCGCTTCGCCTCGTGCTGGGCGCGCTCGTGCGCCGCCTCACCGTCGGCGCGCAACTGCTCCGCGTGCTCGCGGATCGCTGTCAATTCGGCCTCGGCCAGCGTGCGCCGCTCCTCGTGCGCCTGCTCCTGCTCGGCCCGCCGGGTCGCCAACTCCTCGGCCAGGTCCTGACGTGCCTGCGCCGCGCGTTCCCTGGTGTCGGCGAGGATCTGCTCCGCCTCGCTGCGCAACTCGTTCGCGTGGTCGGTGGCCGACTCGGTGATCATGGTGGCCTGCTTGTCGGCGAGTGCCATGATCTCGGCGACCATCGGGCCCAGGTCGTGGATCGTCGCGCGGTCCACCTGCACCGGTTTCTCCTGGAGGTCGGCTAGTTCGGTCCGCAGGCGCTGCACCTCGGCGGTCAGCTCACGGACCCGGACGGCGGAGCGCCCGTGCTCGCCACTGAGCATCGCGATCTGGCTGTCGAGTTGCTCCAGGTGCCGATCCACCTGGCGTTTGTCGTAGCCGCGCAGGGTGACATCGAAGTCCGGCCGTGAGGCCGCATCGTCGCGCCCTGCGCGCGGCTCAGCGCCGATGGACATGCGCCATCCTCCGTACGATTGGGGGGCGTGAGGGTCGGCGGTTGCCTGCCCCGCGGGCCGTCAGTGTGGCGCAACGCTACCGCCGAGCCGACCTGATGCGAAGTCCCGC
Coding sequences within:
- a CDS encoding nucleotidyltransferase, which gives rise to MDSDLQRYLDDLVAAAREVLGADLIGAYAAGSVGLGAYQPGRSDVDVALVSAGPLARATGRELVARLRHEALPCPARGLELVVYDRAVAASGTPEPGFEVELNTGAAMPFRCTLDPADRPAADGRFWYGLDRSILHQSGLPLLGPPAGEVFADLTAADLRRLLVEALSWWLALPTPPDDRPAPGTEDAVLGACRSLVRHRDGVWLAKVAAGRRLVDAGDRAEVIHRAIAARHGGPPPTGAQARAFQQRVRDEIAGQPVVSGPGGTATRRRAG
- a CDS encoding DivIVA domain-containing protein, producing the protein MSIGAEPRAGRDDAASRPDFDVTLRGYDKRQVDRHLEQLDSQIAMLSGEHGRSAVRVRELTAEVQRLRTELADLQEKPVQVDRATIHDLGPMVAEIMALADKQATMITESATDHANELRSEAEQILADTRERAAQARQDLAEELATRRAEQEQAHEERRTLAEAELTAIREHAEQLRADGEAAHERAQHEAKRITEQSAQQLNQTRVAADALMKSARTQIQQELQSARAKNQQEMAQWQASVEREVNERRTAAERDIAEQQAAAERELAEQSSATEQQIAALLAEAQQHVTELRNRADEQAAIHQEQLTALQQEIAERQQESSELNAELDAARQQLAEIRQEGETLEDELSRMQQRLSEVRRDLTAESARLEEARRAGDSAERHAKEVRARVQREAKRVADLAAAAVMAAAAGGTETAEYPMVGSRSGTDRPGVERAEVERLTVERNGVPPVVAERPTNQDAGANPASADRSHDQASAYSPDHSSDEVAAEPEPTERPSGEPVDASEPTDEPAADRPATQEVRPEPTFPRHIGTDAPTPVPFLAFGQPVSENGAARH
- a CDS encoding ricin-type beta-trefoil lectin domain protein, which encodes MGTPLLRRLRTPALGTLALVLTAGSWAAPAAAAPAQEPGVTLRVFDVQVPLSEICTLKPAQTPNVDKLMSTINWTSAADFGFEDNFVSQVLGTITTTQAGSYTFRLSSDDGSKLAIDNTVVINHDGLHGATPPKEGTVTLTAGLHPLRIDHFERGGGQQITLEWKTPGSSSFVVVPNSALSTDAGVVRVTAPGRKECEGVADTPGDGLPLTGVHPGYTLTNLRPSGFQPKVTGMDWLADGRLVVSTWGGSDQSGTSQDGEVWILGNTGGATTAGAVTTKKIAGGLKEPMGLKVVDGVVYVTEKQRLTRLVNTGGDEVVERLETVATWPYGGNFHEFAFGLLYADGFFYLNLSVSINSGGATTNPQPAGNRGTTLKVNKDTGAISYVAGGLRTPHGIGWGPEGGIFVTDNQGGWLPSSKLVHIKQGRFFNHYTNPAGPFDRALVTPPVLWMPQNEIANSPSTPLYLTSGRYAGQFVIGDVTYGGLQRATVEKVNGEYQGALFRLTQGLEAGVSEVNIGPDGAIYVGGLGAGGNWGQTGKLAYGLQKLTPNSTTTFEMLAMRATTTGFEVEYTQPVSAATAAELASHYKIKQWRYVATAAYGGPKVDEETLTVTSATLSADGKKVSLVVAGRKAGRVVHLRSPRPFTSTSGQSLWSTEAWYTLNSIPGSPPPPTGGTITGVGGKCLDVDNSGFADGTKIQLWTCNGTAAQSWTRVGNTYRVLGKCLDVDNAGTANGTKIQLWTCNGTGAQVWEPQSDGSIRNPQSGKIMEAAGGNTGDGTQIQLGTYAGSAHQKWVVGSGVTG
- a CDS encoding FAD-dependent oxidoreductase — encoded protein: MTDRPEEFDLLVVGGGKAGKTLSMDVARSGQRVAMVERGMIGGSCINVACIPTKALVTSARAARHLRDAGALGLVVQGGQVDVDLLRAHKQDVVEGMVAANRQQFLDSGLHLVIGEARFVGPRTVRVSLADGGERLLRGADVVINTGTRPHLPSVPGMVEAGVLTSDTLLRLTRLPARLVVLGGGTVGVEFAQMFASFGSAVTLVEGGPRLLTREDPDVSDAVMRVFVDDGIDVRVGVAVARVDRDVDGTIRVTLDDGSLVTGDDVLVAAGREPVTDSLDLDVASVRLSERGFVEVDEHLRTTAERTWAAGDVAGSPQFTHVSLDDYRIIRANLAGGQRSTADRLVPYTVFTTPELARVGLTETEARRAGYDVEVARLPVAAIPRARTLRQTQGMWKAVVDTGTDRILGAALLGPESGEVITSVQLAMLAGMPWTALRDAVITHPTMTEGLNLLFASLQSRPVR